The following proteins are co-located in the bacterium genome:
- a CDS encoding acyl-CoA synthetase, giving the protein MSSATRFPPWTWRIPARFNAAAACTDAHLGTEAESRPAVICDDHAAGARQLSFGQLATRTSQLAQLLRDLEITSGARILVRLPNCLEYPVVFLGAMKRGAVPVPTSILLTADEVLFLARDAGAVALATTRESWNALHRELEGLASLRHVLLVGPGEAAPAARLHLHDLNAALDAIAHWEPPHETAADDPAYLVYTSGTTGYAKGALHAHRSLLGRQPASEYWFSFAAEGGDRVLHSGKYNWTYVLGTGLMDPLYRATTAIVYEGPPAPQVWPRLIAAHGATIFIGVPTLYRQILQKTACGRADVPTLRHCMSAGEPLSGEVLAAWRARFGQDIYEGLGMTECSYYISQPRALPIRPGSAGFPQPGHDVRLLDPRSLRPVPVGSEGMLCIPRADPALFLRYWNRDAENAEAFQGEWFLTGDFARLDADGYLWFLGRRDDLINTFGYRVSPYEVERVIRDHPDVADCAAVAEEPEPGKVVVAAYVIPRPDSALTADAVRAYASQHLAAYKAPRVVYLVEDLPRTRNGKILRRALRPPGRT; this is encoded by the coding sequence ATGAGCTCCGCGACGAGGTTTCCTCCCTGGACCTGGCGCATTCCCGCCCGTTTCAACGCCGCCGCGGCCTGCACCGACGCGCATCTCGGCACGGAAGCCGAATCGCGGCCGGCGGTGATCTGCGACGACCACGCGGCCGGCGCGCGGCAGCTTTCGTTCGGACAACTGGCCACTCGCACCAGCCAACTGGCACAGCTCCTGCGCGACCTCGAGATCACCTCCGGCGCGCGCATTCTCGTGCGCCTCCCCAACTGCCTCGAGTATCCCGTCGTCTTCCTCGGCGCGATGAAGCGTGGGGCCGTTCCGGTCCCGACCTCCATCCTGCTCACCGCCGACGAGGTGCTCTTCCTGGCGCGGGATGCCGGCGCCGTGGCGCTGGCGACGACGCGCGAGAGCTGGAACGCGCTCCACCGCGAGCTCGAGGGCCTCGCCTCCCTGCGTCACGTGCTGCTCGTTGGACCCGGCGAGGCGGCGCCGGCGGCCCGCCTGCACCTGCACGACCTGAACGCCGCCCTGGACGCCATCGCGCACTGGGAGCCGCCGCACGAGACGGCGGCCGACGACCCGGCGTACCTGGTCTACACCTCCGGCACCACCGGGTACGCCAAGGGCGCGCTGCACGCCCATCGCAGCCTGCTCGGTCGTCAGCCGGCGTCGGAGTACTGGTTCAGCTTCGCCGCGGAGGGCGGCGATCGGGTCCTCCACTCCGGCAAGTACAACTGGACCTACGTCCTCGGCACCGGCCTGATGGATCCGCTCTATCGGGCGACGACGGCGATCGTGTACGAAGGGCCCCCCGCGCCGCAGGTGTGGCCACGGCTCATCGCCGCGCACGGCGCGACCATCTTCATCGGCGTGCCGACGCTGTATCGGCAGATCCTGCAGAAGACCGCCTGCGGCCGCGCCGACGTCCCGACGTTGCGCCACTGCATGAGCGCCGGCGAGCCGCTGTCCGGAGAGGTGCTCGCCGCGTGGCGCGCCCGCTTCGGCCAGGACATCTACGAAGGCCTCGGGATGACCGAGTGCTCGTATTACATCTCGCAGCCCCGCGCCCTTCCGATCCGCCCCGGCTCCGCCGGTTTCCCTCAGCCGGGCCACGACGTCCGCCTGCTCGATCCCCGCAGCCTGCGGCCGGTCCCGGTCGGCAGCGAGGGCATGCTGTGCATCCCGCGCGCCGATCCGGCGCTGTTCCTCCGCTACTGGAACCGCGATGCCGAGAACGCCGAGGCCTTCCAGGGCGAATGGTTCCTCACCGGCGACTTCGCCCGCCTCGACGCCGACGGCTACCTGTGGTTCCTCGGCCGTCGCGACGACCTGATCAACACCTTCGGCTACCGCGTCTCGCCCTACGAGGTGGAGCGCGTGATCAGGGACCACCCCGACGTCGCCGACTGCGCCGCCGTCGCCGAGGAACCGGAGCCAGGCAAGGTGGTGGTTGCCGCCTACGTCATCCCCCGCCCCGACAGCGCGCTCACGGCCGACGCGGTGCGCGCCTACGCGAGCCAGCACCTGGCCGCGTACAAGGCGCCGCGCGTCGTCTACCTGGTCGAGGACCTGCCACGCACCCGCAACGGCAAGATCCTGCGCCGCGCGCTGCGGCCGCCCGGCCGTACCTGA
- a CDS encoding protein meaA — MAQREQPWLMRTYAGHSNPHAANRLYRTNLAKGQTGLSVAFDLPTQTGYDSDDPMAAGEVGKVGVPISHIADMEALFDQIPLAKMNTSMTINATAAWLLALYVAAAERQGASPRELRGTTQNDIIKEFLSRGTYVFPPEPSLRLTADVIEHTVREIPSWNPMNLCSYHLQEAGATPVQEIAFTLANACAILDRVRQRPGVSLPDVVGQLSFFVNAGIRFIEEICKLKAFARLWDRLTAERYGVTDARKRRFRYGVQVNSLGLTAQQPENNVQRIVLEALAVTLSKEARARSIQLPAWNEALGLPRPWDQQWSLRIQQVMAFETDILEYDRDIFDGSVVIEEKVAALMAGAEAELARIDGLGGAAQALELMKQALVASHAERQRRIEAKDLIVVGVNSYTEHEPSPLTAGGLDAILTVDPANEREQIERLRAFRAQRSATEVAAALRAIEDAARGGANLMPVSIRAAQVGVTTGEWAGALRTVFGEFRAPTGLQGVGAAPATENLRALRARTAEVAAQVGHPLRLLVGKPGLDGHSNGAEQVAVRAKDAGFEVIYQGIRLSPEQIVTSALEEDVDAIGLSIHSGSHMTLVPRILELLRERGGDVPVVLGGIIPDADRGTLQALGVSRVWTPGEATLTDIIADLVEVIAAARTRAA, encoded by the coding sequence ATGGCGCAGCGCGAACAGCCCTGGTTGATGCGGACCTACGCGGGTCATTCCAACCCGCACGCGGCCAACAGGCTCTACCGGACGAACCTCGCCAAGGGGCAGACCGGCCTCAGCGTCGCCTTCGATCTGCCGACGCAGACCGGCTACGACTCGGACGATCCGATGGCCGCCGGCGAGGTGGGCAAGGTCGGCGTGCCGATCAGCCACATCGCCGACATGGAGGCCCTCTTCGACCAGATTCCGCTGGCGAAGATGAACACCTCGATGACCATCAACGCCACCGCGGCCTGGCTGCTGGCGCTGTACGTCGCCGCCGCCGAGCGCCAGGGGGCGTCGCCGCGCGAGCTGCGCGGCACGACGCAGAACGACATCATCAAGGAGTTCCTGTCGCGCGGCACGTACGTCTTCCCGCCCGAGCCGTCGCTGCGTCTGACCGCCGACGTCATCGAGCACACGGTGCGCGAGATCCCGTCGTGGAACCCGATGAACCTCTGCAGCTACCATCTGCAGGAGGCGGGGGCGACGCCGGTGCAGGAGATCGCCTTCACGCTCGCCAACGCCTGCGCGATCCTCGACCGGGTCCGGCAGCGGCCCGGCGTGTCGCTCCCCGACGTCGTCGGCCAGCTCTCCTTCTTCGTCAACGCCGGCATTCGCTTCATCGAGGAGATCTGCAAGCTCAAGGCGTTCGCGCGCCTGTGGGACCGCCTCACCGCCGAGCGCTACGGCGTCACCGACGCCCGCAAGCGGCGCTTCCGCTACGGCGTGCAGGTCAACTCGCTCGGCCTCACCGCCCAGCAGCCGGAGAACAACGTCCAACGCATCGTGCTCGAGGCGCTGGCGGTGACCTTGTCGAAGGAGGCCCGGGCCCGCTCGATCCAGCTCCCGGCATGGAACGAGGCACTCGGCCTGCCGCGGCCGTGGGACCAGCAGTGGTCGCTGCGCATCCAGCAGGTGATGGCGTTCGAGACCGACATCCTCGAGTACGACCGCGACATCTTCGACGGCTCGGTGGTGATCGAGGAGAAGGTCGCGGCGCTGATGGCCGGGGCCGAGGCGGAGTTGGCGCGGATCGACGGGCTCGGCGGCGCCGCGCAGGCCCTGGAGCTGATGAAACAGGCGCTGGTCGCGTCGCACGCCGAGCGGCAGCGGCGCATCGAGGCGAAGGACCTGATCGTCGTCGGCGTGAACAGCTACACCGAGCACGAGCCGTCGCCGCTCACCGCCGGCGGCCTGGACGCCATCCTGACCGTCGACCCGGCCAACGAGCGCGAGCAGATCGAGCGCCTGCGCGCCTTCCGCGCCCAGCGTAGCGCGACGGAAGTGGCGGCGGCGTTGCGCGCGATCGAGGACGCGGCGCGCGGCGGCGCCAACCTGATGCCGGTGTCGATCCGTGCCGCGCAGGTCGGCGTCACCACCGGCGAATGGGCGGGCGCGCTGCGCACGGTGTTCGGCGAGTTCCGCGCCCCGACCGGGCTGCAGGGCGTGGGCGCGGCGCCGGCGACCGAGAACCTGCGGGCGCTGCGCGCCCGCACCGCCGAGGTGGCGGCGCAGGTCGGCCATCCGCTGCGCCTGCTGGTCGGCAAGCCCGGCCTCGACGGTCACTCGAACGGCGCCGAGCAGGTGGCGGTGCGCGCCAAGGACGCCGGCTTCGAGGTGATCTACCAGGGCATCCGGTTGTCGCCGGAGCAGATCGTCACCTCGGCGCTCGAGGAGGACGTGGACGCCATCGGCCTGTCGATCCATTCCGGCTCGCACATGACCCTGGTGCCGCGCATCCTGGAGCTGCTGCGCGAGCGCGGCGGCGATGTGCCGGTGGTGCTGGGCGGTATCATCCCGGACGCCGACCGCGGCACGCTCCAGGCGCTGGGGGTCAGCCGCGTCTGGACCCCGGGCGAGGCCACCCTCACCGACATCATCGCCGATCTCGTCGAGGTCATCGCCGCGGCGCGCACGCGCGCCGCCTGA
- a CDS encoding phosphoenolpyruvate carboxykinase (GTP), whose protein sequence is MTKPVEQWVNEVAAHTTPDRVVWCDGSEVENQRLIDEMLARGTLKALNHDKFPGSYLHRSDPSDVARTEHLTFVCSAEQEQAGPNNNWMAPAEAKAKVGALFKGAMTGRTMYVVPYIMGPVASPYSQIGVEITDSPYVVANMRIMTRMGQVALDRLGNSDDYVKGLHSLGDLSPDRRFILHFPEEKLIWSIGSGYGGNALLGKKCFALRIASFMGAQQGWMAEHMLIVGIEDPQGRVTYVAGAFPSACGKTNLAMLVPPASQKGWRIWTVGDDICWMRPGPDGRLWAINPEAGFFGVAPGTSSKTNPNAMASLGRNSIFTNVAVTDDNCPWWEGIDGPVPEHLVDWRGNDWRKGSSEKAAHPNSRFTAPASQCPSISPHWEDPKGVPISAILFGGRRARTAPLIMQSFDWNHGVFVGASVASETTAAATGQVGVVRRDPMAMLPFCGFNMGDYFGHWLHMGSQLANPPKIFHVNWFRQDAAGRFIWPGFGDNLRPLRWMLSRCDGSGNGNAVESPIGLLPTKTGIDTDGLDLAPGAMDELLGVSRDDWKADAASLGEFFGKFGKHLPGEMERQRAQLLQRLG, encoded by the coding sequence ATGACGAAGCCAGTCGAGCAGTGGGTCAACGAGGTCGCCGCGCACACGACGCCGGATCGCGTCGTCTGGTGCGACGGCTCAGAGGTCGAGAACCAGCGCCTGATCGACGAGATGCTGGCCCGCGGCACGCTGAAGGCCCTGAACCACGACAAGTTTCCCGGCTCGTACCTGCACCGCAGCGATCCGAGCGACGTCGCCCGCACCGAGCACCTGACCTTCGTCTGCAGCGCGGAGCAGGAGCAAGCCGGTCCGAACAACAACTGGATGGCGCCGGCGGAGGCGAAGGCCAAGGTGGGTGCGTTGTTCAAGGGCGCGATGACGGGTCGGACGATGTACGTCGTGCCCTACATCATGGGCCCGGTCGCCTCGCCCTACAGCCAGATCGGCGTCGAGATCACCGACAGCCCGTACGTCGTCGCCAACATGCGCATCATGACGCGCATGGGACAGGTCGCGCTCGACCGCCTGGGCAACTCCGACGACTACGTGAAGGGCCTGCACTCGCTCGGCGACCTGAGTCCGGATCGCCGCTTCATCCTCCACTTCCCCGAGGAGAAGCTGATCTGGTCGATCGGCTCCGGCTACGGCGGCAACGCCTTGCTCGGCAAGAAGTGCTTCGCGCTGCGCATCGCCAGCTTCATGGGCGCGCAGCAGGGCTGGATGGCCGAGCACATGCTGATCGTCGGCATCGAGGACCCGCAGGGGCGCGTGACCTACGTCGCCGGGGCGTTTCCCAGCGCCTGCGGCAAGACCAACCTGGCGATGCTGGTTCCGCCGGCGAGCCAGAAGGGCTGGAGGATCTGGACCGTCGGCGACGATATCTGCTGGATGCGCCCGGGGCCGGACGGCCGTTTGTGGGCGATCAATCCCGAGGCCGGCTTCTTCGGCGTCGCGCCGGGCACGTCCTCGAAGACCAATCCCAACGCGATGGCCAGCCTCGGCCGCAACAGCATCTTCACCAACGTCGCCGTCACCGACGACAACTGCCCCTGGTGGGAGGGCATCGACGGTCCGGTGCCGGAGCATCTCGTCGACTGGCGCGGCAACGACTGGCGCAAGGGCTCGAGCGAGAAGGCCGCCCACCCGAACTCGCGCTTCACCGCGCCGGCGTCGCAGTGCCCGTCCATCTCCCCGCACTGGGAGGATCCCAAGGGCGTGCCCATCTCGGCCATCCTCTTCGGCGGCCGCCGCGCCCGCACGGCGCCACTGATCATGCAGTCGTTCGACTGGAACCACGGCGTCTTCGTCGGCGCCTCGGTCGCCTCCGAGACCACCGCGGCGGCCACCGGGCAGGTCGGGGTCGTGCGGCGCGATCCGATGGCCATGCTGCCGTTCTGCGGCTTCAACATGGGCGACTACTTCGGTCACTGGCTGCACATGGGCTCGCAGCTCGCCAACCCGCCGAAGATCTTCCACGTCAACTGGTTCCGCCAGGACGCCGCTGGCCGCTTCATCTGGCCGGGCTTCGGCGACAACCTGCGCCCATTGCGCTGGATGCTCAGCCGCTGCGACGGCAGCGGCAACGGCAACGCGGTGGAGTCGCCGATCGGCCTCCTCCCGACGAAGACCGGCATCGACACCGACGGCCTCGACCTGGCGCCTGGCGCCATGGACGAGCTGCTCGGCGTGTCGCGCGACGATTGGAAGGCCGACGCCGCCAGCCTGGGCGAGTTCTTCGGCAAGTTCGGCAAGCACCTGCCGGGCGAGATGGAGCGGCAGCGGGCGCAGTTGCTGCAGCGCCTGGGTTGA
- a CDS encoding CoA ester lyase, whose amino-acid sequence MRSPRDFFKPLALGAPEPLREVPLKPSRCIHFFDASNPKMAAKVPDMARQADILLGNLEDAIPADKKVAARQGLIQVGREADLGETPLWTRVNSLDSPWFLDDVTQLVEAIGDKLEVMMIPKVEGPWDIHFVDRLLAQLEARAGLQRPILVHAILETALGVTNVEEICAASPRIQGISFGPADLAASRRMKTTRVGGGHPAYLVRNDPNPAQPEAARPTAQQDPWHYSIARMVDACAATGALPFYGPFGDISDPLGCEDQFRAAFLLGCVGAWSLHPSQITIAKKVFSPPVEEVQFAKRVLEAMPDGRGVLMLDGKMQDDATWKQCKVMVNLAKLLAAKDKDLAAAYGL is encoded by the coding sequence ATGCGTAGTCCCCGTGACTTCTTCAAGCCATTGGCGTTGGGCGCCCCGGAACCGCTGCGCGAGGTGCCGCTCAAGCCGTCGCGCTGCATCCACTTCTTCGACGCCAGCAATCCGAAGATGGCGGCCAAGGTGCCGGACATGGCGCGCCAGGCCGACATCCTGCTCGGCAACCTCGAGGACGCGATTCCGGCCGACAAGAAGGTCGCGGCGCGCCAGGGGCTGATCCAGGTCGGGCGCGAGGCCGATCTCGGCGAGACGCCCCTGTGGACGCGCGTCAACTCGCTCGACAGTCCGTGGTTCCTCGACGACGTCACGCAGCTCGTCGAGGCGATCGGCGACAAGCTCGAGGTGATGATGATTCCCAAGGTCGAAGGACCGTGGGACATCCACTTCGTCGACCGCCTGCTGGCGCAGCTCGAGGCGCGCGCCGGGCTGCAGCGGCCGATCCTGGTGCACGCCATCCTCGAGACGGCGCTCGGCGTCACCAACGTCGAGGAGATCTGCGCCGCCAGCCCGCGCATTCAGGGTATCAGCTTCGGGCCCGCCGACCTGGCCGCGTCACGGCGCATGAAGACCACCCGCGTCGGCGGCGGCCACCCCGCGTACCTCGTCCGCAACGATCCCAACCCGGCGCAACCCGAGGCGGCGCGACCGACGGCGCAGCAGGATCCCTGGCACTATTCGATCGCCCGCATGGTCGACGCCTGCGCCGCCACCGGCGCGCTGCCGTTCTACGGGCCGTTCGGCGATATCTCCGATCCGCTCGGCTGCGAGGACCAGTTCCGCGCCGCCTTCCTGCTCGGCTGCGTCGGCGCCTGGTCGCTGCACCCGAGCCAGATCACCATCGCCAAGAAGGTGTTCAGTCCGCCGGTCGAGGAGGTGCAGTTCGCCAAGCGCGTCCTCGAGGCGATGCCCGACGGCCGCGGCGTGCTGATGCTCGACGGCAAGATGCAGGACGACGCCACCTGGAAGCAGTGCAAGGTGATGGTCAACCTGGCCAAGCTGCTGGCGGCGAAGGACAAGGACCTCGCCGCCGCCTACGGGCTCTGA
- the meaB gene encoding methylmalonyl Co-A mutase-associated GTPase MeaB, with the protein MARPLSVDPLVEGVLAGNRRALAKAITLVESTRDDHQEAAQRLLERLLPATGRAHRVGVSGVPGVGKSTFIEALGLHLIERELAVAVLAVDPSSARSGGSILGDKTRMQRLSVSPQAFIRPSPSAGSLGGVARRTREAMLVCEAAGYDVVLIETVGVGQSEYAVASMVDFFLVLMLAGAGDELQGMKKGIIELADALAINKADGDNLPRAQRAAAELALALRLFRPQSARWEPPVLQVSALEARGMDAVWDAIQRHRTALEASGELAAKRRQQQRDWLWAMLNDGLTRHFLSRPTIARELPNVEAAVLDARMTPTDGARRLLALLDFDGPAPADAAPARRR; encoded by the coding sequence ATGGCCCGTCCGCTTTCCGTCGATCCCCTCGTCGAGGGCGTGCTCGCCGGCAACCGCCGCGCGCTGGCCAAGGCGATCACCCTCGTCGAGAGCACCCGCGACGATCACCAGGAGGCGGCGCAGCGCCTGCTCGAGCGGCTGCTGCCGGCGACCGGACGGGCGCACCGGGTCGGCGTCAGCGGCGTCCCCGGGGTCGGCAAGAGCACCTTCATCGAAGCCCTCGGCCTCCATCTCATCGAGCGCGAGCTCGCCGTCGCGGTGCTCGCCGTCGACCCGTCGAGCGCTCGCTCCGGCGGCAGCATCCTCGGCGACAAGACCCGCATGCAGCGTCTGTCGGTGTCGCCGCAGGCCTTCATCCGGCCCAGCCCGTCCGCCGGCTCCCTCGGCGGCGTCGCCCGCCGCACCCGCGAGGCGATGCTGGTCTGCGAGGCGGCGGGCTACGACGTCGTGCTGATCGAGACCGTCGGCGTCGGCCAGTCCGAGTACGCGGTCGCGTCGATGGTCGACTTCTTCCTCGTCCTCATGCTCGCCGGCGCCGGCGACGAGCTGCAGGGCATGAAGAAGGGCATCATCGAGCTCGCCGACGCGCTGGCGATCAACAAGGCCGACGGCGACAATCTGCCCCGCGCCCAGCGCGCCGCCGCCGAGCTGGCGCTGGCGCTGCGCCTCTTCCGCCCACAGAGCGCGCGCTGGGAGCCGCCGGTCCTGCAGGTCAGCGCCCTCGAGGCGCGCGGCATGGACGCGGTGTGGGACGCGATCCAGCGCCACCGCACGGCGCTGGAGGCCAGCGGCGAGCTCGCCGCCAAGCGCCGGCAGCAGCAGCGCGACTGGCTGTGGGCGATGCTCAACGACGGCCTCACCCGCCACTTCCTGTCGCGCCCGACCATCGCCCGCGAGCTGCCGAACGTGGAGGCCGCCGTGCTCGACGCGCGCATGACCCCCACCGACGGAGCGCGCCGCCTGCTGGCGCTGCTCGACTTCGACGGCCCGGCGCCCGCCGACGCCGCGCCGGCACGGCGCCGTTGA
- a CDS encoding fumarylacetoacetate hydrolase family protein, which yields MRLANADGRAVLVIGDHIADVEQASGGRFGADPMTALAQWDRFASWASGVGAGAATGALDETRLGPPVPRPAKVFAIGLNYKSHAEEGGLPLPAKPMVFTKFPNCLVGPRADVALSSDYVDWEVELVVVIGRRCKAVAEARALEVVAGYTVGQDISDRKLQFSDQPPQFSMGKSVDTFGPIGPAVVSLDAVGDPNDLQLTCDVAGERMQSARSSDMVFGVQPLVAYLSLLCTLEPGDIIFTGTPAGVGSVRQPRRYLKAGEEIVSAIEHLGTLRNRCV from the coding sequence GTGCGCTTGGCGAACGCGGACGGACGCGCCGTCCTGGTGATCGGCGATCACATCGCCGACGTCGAGCAGGCGTCCGGCGGGCGCTTCGGCGCCGATCCGATGACCGCGCTCGCGCAGTGGGACCGCTTCGCGTCATGGGCGTCGGGCGTCGGCGCCGGTGCCGCCACCGGCGCGCTCGACGAGACGCGCCTCGGCCCGCCGGTGCCGCGGCCGGCGAAGGTCTTCGCCATCGGGCTGAACTACAAGAGCCACGCCGAAGAGGGCGGGCTGCCGCTGCCGGCGAAGCCGATGGTGTTCACGAAGTTTCCCAATTGCCTGGTCGGCCCGCGTGCCGACGTGGCGCTGTCGTCGGACTACGTCGACTGGGAAGTCGAGCTGGTGGTGGTGATCGGACGCCGCTGCAAGGCGGTGGCCGAGGCGCGGGCGCTCGAGGTCGTCGCCGGCTACACCGTCGGCCAGGACATCTCCGACCGCAAGCTGCAGTTCAGCGACCAGCCGCCGCAGTTCAGCATGGGCAAGTCGGTCGATACGTTCGGGCCGATCGGCCCGGCGGTGGTGTCGCTCGACGCGGTCGGCGATCCGAACGACCTGCAGCTCACGTGCGACGTCGCCGGCGAACGCATGCAGTCGGCGCGCAGCAGCGACATGGTGTTCGGCGTGCAGCCGCTGGTCGCCTACCTCTCGCTCCTCTGCACGTTGGAGCCCGGCGACATCATTTTCACCGGCACCCCGGCCGGCGTCGGCTCGGTGCGCCAGCCGCGCCGCTACCTGAAGGCGGGCGAGGAGATCGTCAGCGCGATCGAACATCTCGGCACGCTGCGCAATCGCTGCGTGTGA
- the scpA gene encoding methylmalonyl-CoA mutase yields the protein MADKTDADLSRWRELATKERKGAAPDDLIWHTPEGIDVKPLYTRADVAGLDFTDTLPGDFPFLRGPRVTMYAGQPWTIRQYAGFSTAEESNAFYRRNLAAGQMGLSVAFDLATHRGYDSDHPRVVGDVGKAGVAIDSVEDMKILFDGVPLDKMSVSMTMNGAVLPVLASFIVAGEEQGLTRDQLTGTIQNDILKEFMVRNTYIYPPAPSMRIVADIIEYTSKEMPRFNSISISGYHMQEAGATCDLELAFTIADGLEYVRAALSKGLDIDAFAGRLSFFWAIGMNFYMEIAKMRAARLLWATLMKKHFNPKKPTSLMLRTHCQTSGASLTEQDPFNNIIRTTIEAMASVFGGTQSLHTNSFDEAIALPTDASARIARNTQLILQLETGIPKVVDPWAGSYFMESLTHALATKALGIIEEVERLGGMTRAIEQGMPKLRIEETAARRQARIDRVEDVIVGVNKFRLDEEPEIDTREIDNTAVREAQVARLARIKKARDAGAVEATLAALTRCAETGSGNLLALAVDAARARATVGEISSALEKVWGRYHAEIKSISGVYGASFNDDGEWKALQGEVRAFASEHGRRPRMLVAKVGQDGHDRGAKVIATAFADLGFDVDVGTLFQTPEEVARQAVENDVHVVGVSTQSGGHKTLVPQLIEELKKLGAGDIVVTVGGIIPPRDYPFLEKAGVKAVFGPGTQIPKAARAVLDLIRQSGTGDTDTAVNA from the coding sequence ATGGCCGACAAGACCGATGCCGACCTGAGCCGCTGGCGCGAGCTGGCCACCAAGGAGCGCAAGGGCGCCGCGCCCGACGATCTGATCTGGCACACCCCGGAGGGCATCGACGTCAAGCCGTTGTACACCCGCGCCGACGTCGCCGGCCTCGATTTCACCGACACCCTCCCCGGCGACTTCCCCTTCCTGCGCGGCCCGCGCGTCACCATGTACGCCGGCCAGCCGTGGACCATCCGCCAGTACGCCGGCTTCTCGACCGCGGAGGAGTCGAACGCGTTCTACCGCAGGAATCTCGCCGCCGGGCAGATGGGCCTCTCGGTCGCCTTCGACCTCGCCACCCACCGCGGCTACGACAGCGACCACCCGCGCGTCGTCGGCGACGTGGGCAAGGCCGGCGTGGCGATCGACTCGGTCGAGGACATGAAGATCCTCTTCGACGGCGTGCCGCTCGACAAGATGTCGGTGTCGATGACCATGAACGGCGCCGTCCTGCCGGTGCTCGCCAGCTTCATCGTCGCCGGCGAGGAGCAGGGCCTGACGCGCGATCAGCTCACCGGGACCATCCAGAACGACATCCTCAAGGAGTTCATGGTCCGCAACACGTACATCTACCCGCCGGCGCCCTCGATGCGCATCGTCGCCGACATCATCGAGTACACGTCGAAGGAGATGCCGCGCTTCAACTCGATCTCGATCAGCGGCTACCACATGCAGGAAGCCGGGGCGACCTGCGATCTCGAGCTCGCCTTCACCATCGCCGACGGCCTCGAGTACGTGCGCGCCGCGCTGTCGAAGGGCCTCGACATCGACGCCTTCGCCGGCCGCCTCTCCTTCTTCTGGGCGATCGGCATGAACTTCTACATGGAGATCGCCAAGATGCGCGCCGCCCGCCTGCTGTGGGCGACGCTGATGAAGAAGCACTTCAATCCCAAGAAGCCGACGTCGCTGATGCTGCGCACGCACTGCCAGACCTCGGGCGCCAGCCTCACCGAGCAGGATCCGTTCAACAACATCATCCGCACCACCATCGAGGCCATGGCCTCCGTGTTCGGCGGCACGCAGAGCCTGCACACCAACTCGTTCGATGAAGCGATCGCGCTGCCGACCGACGCCTCGGCGCGCATCGCCCGCAACACGCAGCTCATCCTGCAGCTCGAGACCGGCATTCCCAAAGTCGTCGATCCCTGGGCCGGCTCCTATTTCATGGAGTCGCTGACCCATGCGCTGGCCACCAAGGCATTGGGCATCATCGAGGAGGTCGAGCGCCTCGGCGGCATGACCCGCGCCATCGAGCAGGGCATGCCGAAGCTGCGCATCGAGGAGACCGCGGCGCGGCGACAGGCCCGCATCGACCGCGTCGAGGACGTGATCGTCGGCGTCAACAAGTTCCGCCTCGACGAGGAGCCGGAGATCGACACCCGCGAGATCGACAACACCGCGGTGCGCGAGGCGCAGGTGGCGCGCCTGGCACGGATCAAGAAGGCGCGCGACGCCGGCGCGGTCGAGGCGACGCTGGCGGCGCTGACCCGCTGTGCCGAGACCGGCAGCGGCAACCTGCTGGCGCTGGCGGTGGACGCGGCGCGCGCCCGCGCCACGGTGGGCGAGATTTCCTCGGCGTTGGAGAAGGTGTGGGGCCGCTACCACGCCGAGATCAAATCGATCTCCGGCGTCTACGGCGCCTCGTTCAACGACGACGGCGAATGGAAAGCGCTGCAGGGCGAGGTACGCGCCTTCGCCAGCGAGCACGGCCGGCGGCCGCGCATGCTGGTGGCCAAGGTGGGCCAGGACGGCCACGACCGCGGCGCCAAGGTGATCGCGACCGCCTTCGCCGACCTCGGCTTCGACGTCGACGTCGGCACGCTCTTCCAGACGCCGGAGGAGGTGGCACGGCAGGCGGTCGAGAACGACGTGCACGTGGTCGGCGTGTCGACCCAGTCCGGCGGCCACAAGACGCTGGTGCCGCAGCTCATCGAGGAATTGAAAAAGCTGGGCGCGGGCGACATCGTCGTCACCGTCGGCGGCATCATCCCGCCCAGGGATTACCCGTTCCTGGAGAAGGCCGGAGTGAAGGCGGTGTTCGGCCCCGGCACCCAGATTCCGAAGGCGGCCCGCGCGGTGCTGGACCTGATCCGCCAGAGCGGCACCGGCGACACCGACACGGCGGTCAACGCCTAG